The following is a genomic window from Chitinophaga caseinilytica.
CGGGAGGGTTACTGCACTGAGCCGGACTATAGAAACCCCTATGATGGGCTCCGGCATCTACGTTATCAACCCCGCCGTTGTAAATGCCCGTATGGCCGAGATGCAGGATGTGACAGATGTCTGGAAGCATTTTCTTCCTGCCGGAGATTTGGGCTGTACGCCCATTTATCCAAAATTCTGGGCCACCGTCAATAACCTGGAACAGCTATACCGTTGCCAGCAGGCACTCACTGTAAACTTGTGAACCATGCAGAAATACATGCTTTCTATTCAAAAAAATAACGGCATCCTCGTGGCATTGGAAAAGAACGGTCAGCGAACCATTATCGACCGTCCCGTGGAGCCCCTTATAGCCGTCGACGAAAAATATCAGGATGAAGAATGGGGTGTCGGGCTGAGCGATTTTGAAATCGAATATTTTCGTGCCAACTGGCAGGCTATATCACATTTTCTATTGCAAAAGGAAAAGAAATGGTGCATAATAGTGGAGGATGGAGTAGCAGTCAATTGCAGCGACGATATGCTGGAAGATATCGCTTCACAGATTCCTGATGAAGTAGATGTCTTTTTTCCCTTCGGCCGCAAACCCGAAGAAGCACAACTGAAAGTACATCCCTCCATCATGGGTTACTTCTGGGGAAGCCAGATTTATTTCATCAGCAAAGGAGGTGCAAAAAAACTGATGCAGCTTTGCCCTCTCATCAGACAGCCATTTGACGAGGAATTACTCAACCTTTCCATCGACAACAAATTATCTATCAGCTACGATGAAATAGACATCTTCACTTACAATTACAGCCTGTCGCCCAGCTATCTTGCCCGCCGACAGGTTGTCCATAACAAGCTTTTCAACTACCCGGCCTGGACTGCCGACACTAAACAAATGGCCCGCGACCTGTTGCGAAAGACTTGTCTGGAAGCTGACGAAGCCGCCGTCAAACTCGTCTTGCACGGAGGTACGCTACTGGGCGCCATCCGGCATGACGCCATCATGCCGTGGGACGATGATATCGATCTTGGCATCCATCACCACGACATTGAAAAACTATTAGCTCAGCTTGATAAATCAGGAACACTGAAACATAAGCTGATTCATGCGAACTTCCGCGGTAACCCTTCCATTTTCTATAAAATCTGGGACGAAAATGGGATCAACATCGAAGGCTATGACTACAAATTCCCATTTATCGATATTTGGCTGTATTTCGAAGATGGAAAAGCCATGTATTACAAAGAATGGCCGTCATTCAACCCCGACCTGTATTTTCCCTTGAAAAAAACTGAGTTCGAAGGCAGCGATTTATGGATGCCGGTAAACCCCACCGGATTCCTCGATTTTCTTTTCCGGGATTGGAGGGAGATGATCGTAGTATATCCTTTCTGTCATTCGAAAGAACGCTATGCCTTCAAACCACTATCATATGCTATCCAGGTGGATGAACTTGGCAAGCTGATCGAGTATTGATCACGCCTCACGCAAAAAGAAAAGAAATGCCCGGAAAGTTGGACATTTATCATGACAGCAACCTCCGGGCAAAAAGAAAGCGCCCCACCAGGAGGCGCTTCCGGACTTTTGGGGATTTGTATAACTCAAGGTTGTGCTAACTTCACCAGCGTTTCCTGCACGCGCTTCAGCTCGCCGCTTACAGGGTCTTTATAGGTATAGTCCAACAGGAAAGTTTTCGTGTCCGGCAGATATTTGTTGACACCCGTTGCGGTAATCTCCATGGCGGAAGTCAGCGTCACTGACCGGTCGGCCGCAAGCGTCAACAGGATGTTGTATTTCGCATTCACCGTATCTTCAAACACCTTGTCTGCATACATTTCCAGCGAATTTTCGGACATCGCGCGCAGGGTTTTCTCTTTCCCGATGCTTTCCGAACCGAGAAGGCCGGTCATGCTGTAAGCGCCGGAAAACTGGTTATTGAACACCAGGTGATACAGCACCCATTTCTTATCCTGGACGATCTCAAATTCCGACGACCGCGCGATGCTGACCGGCAACACATAATCCTTCTTGGCATCGAGGCCATTGGTCGTGATGGTGAATGGAAGACGGGCGTATTCCTCACCCGATTTCACGGTAACCGACATGTTGCTGATCTTGTAATTGGCCGCAGGCAACGGCGTATACAGCGTGGTGCCGGTAGTTGCGATGTCGTTGAGGCTATCCACGATGCGGGGCACCACTTCCACCCCCACGTTCACATCACGGTCGTTAGGCGCCACGCCGCTTACGTACACGCTCACGAAGGCCGGGTTTTCGGCGCCGAACATGACATCCGCGCTCAGCACGCCGCTCCGCACCATGTACACCTGCTTTTTGTATAATTCTCCCTGCGTGGCGTCTTTCTCGCAGGCCGACATCAGGATGGCGGCAGCGGCCAGGCAGGACCAGTATGATTTTCTCATGCGAATCATTTCAAATTGAATTAATGCGTCACCATCCCGGATTCTGGACGAGCGACTGGTTCTTGTTGATATCGGGTTTCGGAATGGGCCAGAGGTATTGTTTGAGGGAAAACTTCCGTACGGCTTCCTTCGCGATGGTGCGCACAAAGAACTGGTCTTTGTTGGCTTTCGTGATCTCGGTGTTCATGCCGGTAACGGGCTTCGCATCCTCGAGCGGGGCAATTTTCCAGCGGCGGGTATCGAAGTACCGGCGGCCTTCAAACGCCAGCTCGATCTGCCTTTCCCGACGGATGGCCGTGCGCAGCGATGCGGCGGAACCCAGCTCTTCGGGGCTCAATCCCGGCAGGCCCGCCCTGAAACGGATGCGGTTAAAATACTTCGCGATCTCTGCCAGGTCGCGCTTGTATTCCTTGCCATTCACCATATGCGCGGCGCTTAGCTCGTTGAGGGCCTCCACGTAATTGAGATACACTTCGCCCATGCGGAACAGCATGAAAACTTTCCGCGACCGGGATGCACCTTCCCAGGTGTAGCTGTCTTCCGGGTGGATGTATTTCTGGATCGAATAGCCCGTCAACGGATAATCTCCGCCGGCCTTTCCTTCGTTCCCGTCGCGGTAATATTCCACTACGAAATTTTTGCGCCAGTCTTTCGCCGCGCTCGTCCCTTTCCAGAAAAATCCGGTGAAGCCGATAGATGCGTAGAAACGGGGCTCGCGGTTGGCATACATTTTAAACACGCCCGACCGGGTGAACTCGTCTGCCGTAGCGGTGTACCCGTTTTCGCTGTAGGGATAGTCCACGCTGGCGTTGTCTTTCGTACGGCCATCGCGCATGTAGTAAGCGTCTACGAGCTTCTGCGTGGCGCCGCCGCCATTCCAGCTGTCGGTCTGGCGCGGCATGCAAAACTGGATGGTGTTGTTGAGGGAATTGACGGAGCGGACGAAGATGGCTTCGCGGTTCTTGCTGGCCAACACGTCTCCACCGGCAAACATATCGCGGTAAGACAGGAACGGATCGATATCTCCCGCGCCGTCCGGATAGCTGCCCGCAGGCACATTCGCAGGCAGCTTCGCCGTTTCAGGCACTTTGGGCGTGGTATACAGCTCATACTGGTTGAGATCGATCACGGCTTTGGCGGCCGCGGCGGCCTGTGCCCATTTGCCGTCGTCGAACTGCTGGCTGATAAACGGAACACCTTTGGCCGTGCGGAACCCGCCGTACTCCGTGTTCCCGTTGAACAACGGGCTGGCGGCATACAGCATCAGGCGCGATTTCACCGCCAGGGCAGCTCCTTTCGTCGGTTGCCCGATGGTAGTCGGCGATGTGCTCAAAGGCAGCAGTTCCGCCACTTCCGTGAGCTCTTTCGCTACATAATTCACGCAGGAGTCGTAGGTGGAACGGGCCAGCATCAGCTCTTCTATCGGCTGGCTGAACTCCAGCGGCTTTTCCGGCGCAATGATCACCGGGCCGTATTGCTGGATCAGGCAGAAATAGAAGTAGGCGCGCAGAAACCTCGCCTGTGCTTTCTTGTCCTGCTTCTCCCCTTGCGACATATCCTTCACCTCATCTACCCGGTGAATGAAAATATTGGCCGAGCGGATCCCGCGGTACAGGTTCGTCCAGAAGTTGTAATACCCCGTGGTAGCATCGTATTCGCCGGCTGCGATGTAGGATGCTGGCAGATCCGCGCGTTTCCATACCTGCACGGCTTCGTCAGACGCGGGCACCCAGGGCGTTCCGGATACTCGGAAGAAGTCGGATTCGTCGGGGATGTAATTGTAAATGTCGTAGAGGTAAGACGTGGCGTAAGAAGATTTGGCGAACACGGTGTCCATGTTCATCAGATCGTTCAGGTACGGGCGAACGTCCAGGAATTTTTTGCAGGCCGTCATTTGCGATACCGCCAGCATGGCTGCGGATACGAAAAGGAGGCGGAAAAATGGCTTCATAAACTAAAAATTCAGCTTCAACAATCGGTTATCAGAATCGCAGGTCTATCCCAAAAGAGACGGTTTTCTGGATGGGATAGGCAAGCCCGCCGCTGCCGGCCAGCTCGGGGTCCCAGAGCTTGACGTTGTCCCAGACGAGCAGGTTGAACCCGGTGGCGTACACGCGGAGGGTTTTCACTTTCAGCCGGCGCAGCCAGGACGGGGGAACGGTGTACCCGATCTGCATTTCCTTGAGGCGGATGTATTTGGCATTGGCCAGCCAGAAAGTGGAAGCCTGGCTGTTGTTGGTGCTGTTGCCGTAGGTCATGCGGGGGAACCTTGCGTCGGGGTTCTCGGTGCTCGGGCTTCCCTTGCCGCCGCCGGAATACCAGTCGGGCGTCCAGCGGTTGGCGGGATCGTTGACGATATCGAGCACATTGCCGGTTTCACCGCCCACGAAGGGGAACATCCCATATCCCGCGTAGAAGAAATCAGATTTGGAAGCGCCCTGGAACCGGAAAGCCAGGTCGAAATCGCCGTACCGTACTTCCGCACCAAAGCCATACACGACCTGCGGAACGGTGGAGGTGCCGATGGGCACTTTATCATCGTCGTTGATGAGGCCATCGCCGTTTACGTCGCGGTACTTGATATCGCCGGGGCGCACTTCGCCGAAAGTCTGCACGGGGCTGCTCATGATATCCGCGGAATCTTTAAAGAGGCCCAATGCCTTGTATCCTTTCAGCTGGCCGTACGGGAAGCCTTTGAGGCCCTGGTAGGGGAACCGCGGCTTCGGCTCGTCGTACTCCAGGATTTCGTTGTGGGTATAGGTGAAGTTACCGCGCAGGGTAACGATGGTTTTGTTGAACTGATGGGTATAGCTGGCACTCATATCGAAACCCGCGTTCTTCATCGCGCCCACGTTGCCCCAGGGCGCGGTGGTGTTGCCCACTACGTCGGGCAGGGTGGTGCGCAGCATGAAGATGCCGGTACGCTTGCTGCGGAACAGGTCTGCCTGAACGGTAACCCGGTCTGCCCAGTTGAAATCCACGCCGAAGTTCAGCTTGTGGTCTACTTCCCAGCCCAGGTTGTCGGCCCCCAGCTCGCCTTCGCGGATGCCGGGGAAATAGTTGTTGCCATAATCGCCGAAGCTGTAGCCCGGTGCGCCCGTATTCACGAACGTCATGTAAGGGAAGCGTTTCCCGCCGCCGATCTGATCGTTGCCTACAAGCCCGTATGATGCCCGCAGCTTCAGCTGGCGCAGATCCGGGAGG
Proteins encoded in this region:
- a CDS encoding LicD family protein; its protein translation is MQKYMLSIQKNNGILVALEKNGQRTIIDRPVEPLIAVDEKYQDEEWGVGLSDFEIEYFRANWQAISHFLLQKEKKWCIIVEDGVAVNCSDDMLEDIASQIPDEVDVFFPFGRKPEEAQLKVHPSIMGYFWGSQIYFISKGGAKKLMQLCPLIRQPFDEELLNLSIDNKLSISYDEIDIFTYNYSLSPSYLARRQVVHNKLFNYPAWTADTKQMARDLLRKTCLEADEAAVKLVLHGGTLLGAIRHDAIMPWDDDIDLGIHHHDIEKLLAQLDKSGTLKHKLIHANFRGNPSIFYKIWDENGINIEGYDYKFPFIDIWLYFEDGKAMYYKEWPSFNPDLYFPLKKTEFEGSDLWMPVNPTGFLDFLFRDWREMIVVYPFCHSKERYAFKPLSYAIQVDELGKLIEY
- a CDS encoding BT_3044 domain-containing protein, with product MRKSYWSCLAAAAILMSACEKDATQGELYKKQVYMVRSGVLSADVMFGAENPAFVSVYVSGVAPNDRDVNVGVEVVPRIVDSLNDIATTGTTLYTPLPAANYKISNMSVTVKSGEEYARLPFTITTNGLDAKKDYVLPVSIARSSEFEIVQDKKWVLYHLVFNNQFSGAYSMTGLLGSESIGKEKTLRAMSENSLEMYADKVFEDTVNAKYNILLTLAADRSVTLTSAMEITATGVNKYLPDTKTFLLDYTYKDPVSGELKRVQETLVKLAQP
- a CDS encoding RagB/SusD family nutrient uptake outer membrane protein, producing MKPFFRLLFVSAAMLAVSQMTACKKFLDVRPYLNDLMNMDTVFAKSSYATSYLYDIYNYIPDESDFFRVSGTPWVPASDEAVQVWKRADLPASYIAAGEYDATTGYYNFWTNLYRGIRSANIFIHRVDEVKDMSQGEKQDKKAQARFLRAYFYFCLIQQYGPVIIAPEKPLEFSQPIEELMLARSTYDSCVNYVAKELTEVAELLPLSTSPTTIGQPTKGAALAVKSRLMLYAASPLFNGNTEYGGFRTAKGVPFISQQFDDGKWAQAAAAAKAVIDLNQYELYTTPKVPETAKLPANVPAGSYPDGAGDIDPFLSYRDMFAGGDVLASKNREAIFVRSVNSLNNTIQFCMPRQTDSWNGGGATQKLVDAYYMRDGRTKDNASVDYPYSENGYTATADEFTRSGVFKMYANREPRFYASIGFTGFFWKGTSAAKDWRKNFVVEYYRDGNEGKAGGDYPLTGYSIQKYIHPEDSYTWEGASRSRKVFMLFRMGEVYLNYVEALNELSAAHMVNGKEYKRDLAEIAKYFNRIRFRAGLPGLSPEELGSAASLRTAIRRERQIELAFEGRRYFDTRRWKIAPLEDAKPVTGMNTEITKANKDQFFVRTIAKEAVRKFSLKQYLWPIPKPDINKNQSLVQNPGW